In a single window of the Nicotiana tomentosiformis chromosome 10, ASM39032v3, whole genome shotgun sequence genome:
- the LOC104117685 gene encoding protein CRABS CLAW-like yields MDLVQSPEHLCYVRCNYCNTVLAVGIPYKRLLDTVTVKYGHCSNLSFLSTRPPLQGQCFDHQLTLQQQGLCSEFKKGQSSTSASSSSSDQSISPKAPFVVKPSEKKHRLPSAYNRFMKEEIQRIEAENPEIPHREAFSAAAKNVSFTNPLLKLEAQN; encoded by the exons ATGGATTTGGTTCAATCTCCTGAACATCTTTGCTACGTTCGTTGCAACTATTGCAACACTGTTCTTGcg GTTGGAATTCCATACAAGAGGCTGTTGGATACTGTGACAGTGAAATATGGGCATTGCAGCAACCTTTCCTTTTTAAGCACTAGACCTCCACTTCAAGGCCAGTGCTTTGATCACCAACTCACTCTTCAG CAACAGGGTTTGTGTAGTGAGTTCAAGAAGGGCCAGTCTTCAACCTCTGCTTCATCAAGTTCTAGTGATCAATCCATTTCTCCAAAGGCACCCTTTGTTGTAAAac CTTCTGAGAAGAAACACAGGCTTCCATCTGCCTACAATCGGTTCATGAA GGAGGAGATACAACGCATCGAAGCTGAAAATCCAGAGATACCACATAGAGAAGCTTTCAGTGCTGCAGCTAAAAACGTGAGTTTCACTAATCCTCTTCTTAAGCTTGAAGCTCAAAATTAA